In Myripristis murdjan chromosome 5, fMyrMur1.1, whole genome shotgun sequence, the genomic stretch agtttaaagGTCGCTGACCCACAGAGATTAAACACCGCTGCTGGCTACTACAAGACGCATGAGTCATTTCTTCATCACTGCCAGAGTGGCTGCCAAAGATTATttcaaggcacacacacacacacacacacacgcacgcacacacacacacacacacacacacacacacacacacacacacacacacacatacatgctcagTTGCACCTGAGGCTTCTTAAAACATATGACTTCATTGCTGCTCCCTGAATCACCTGCTACTGAatcattaatgtgtgtgtgtgtgtgtgtgtgtgtgtgtgtgtgtgtgtgtgtgtgtccagtctaCAATTGGGATATGACTCAGGGAtgaagcacacactcacacacacacacacacacacacacacacacacagggctgatGTGAAGCTCAGGGGCGTCATTGTCCTAGTTAATTTGGATTAGCAGGcagacgcacagacacacatacagttcagtcagaaagagacagacaggcggagacAGACACCATCACCAgtgaacaaaagacaaaaagtatacaggagaaaaaaacaacaacaatgtgatAAAAGCCtcccagtctttttttttttattttattttaagcgAACTGAAACCTCAGTTTGTCTAATCCTCGCCGAATCTGACAGCCCTGAAACCATCGAGACAGAACGGCTGTTACAtttgaaacacagaaaacagcctgCGTCCACCTTAGGGAAAAATCTTCACAAGTGCATTAGTCAATAGCCATCTCtaaaatcaaagtcaaaatgaaagtgggtataaataaacattttacaaataTCAGGTTGTCTAAACATACATGATCAGCTTTTCCGaaacatcatttcatcatttataattcttgatattaaatatttaaaggtcagataaACACTAAGAAATACCAAGaaaattacccccaaaattaaaaaactgcctttctctctccattagATATCCTGTTGTTTTACATTGTTGACcacttttaaataaatcatctcCAGTGTCCCATTTCAGCCTTAAAGACATGAGATTATAAAAGCCCTACACTCTCAAAACAACCTCAAAATGTCTCAGCAAGATTTTCACAGTATctctaaaaacaaaaagcagcagaATTCACTGAGACAAAAAGTCAGTATCTTAAGTTTATTGAAGGGACACAGTAAACCTGTGGAGTCCTCTAGTGACCAAACGATGAATCAAACAGAtgcaaataagcaaacaaatagATGCAAACAAGCAGAACCTTCCTACAGGTGGTTAAACTATAATCAAACATACTAAAGCAGAGAGCTGTAAGAGCTTGACTGcatcctcatctctctctctctctctctctctctctctctctctctctctgtctctctctctctcaggagggAAGTCTGTGGTCCTCTGACAGTCCAGGGACGAGCAGCGGCCTGAATGAGGTGAGATAACAAAACTCACCTGCTGTCGTCCAGGAAGAATcatttgacatttgttttaacCAATGAAATGCCTCATGGCTGTGCTTTACCTCAACATGGCtttaaactaaactaactaaactaaagtATGTGCAGCTACCCAGGAGTAACATCTGTTTGTAGTGAGGAAGCACTTGATAATTTGAGtagaaatcaacaaaatcaatATCACTTTGTGACTTGCCAGTTTAAAAGTATAACAGCAAATAGTATCTTTATAGTAACTAGAGTCATTCAGAAATTCAGAAAGAACGCATTCACTGGCAAATCAGAGCCTGTAAAACAGAGCCTGTATCAAATCATGAATGCCATATCTCATTTCTTGCCTGTATGGCAGTAATTTGACCTCTGTCGTCCCCACAGCAGCAGGTGTATGCCCCCCGTGCTCCAGACCGAGGCGTCCCCCCATCCTACCTGCAGCGGGACCCTCAGCACCCCCAGCCCCAGTCCCAGCCCCACCACCAGTCGCAGCGCTTCCAGTCGCCGTACCCCCCGAGTCGATTCCAGCCCACCTACCCCTACCTGCCCCAGAGCCTGATTGACCTCCCGCCCACCATCTCGCTGTCGGATGGGGAGGAGCCGCCACCGTACCAGGGCCCCTGCACCCTGCAGCTGCGGGACCcggagcagcagatggagctgAACCGCGAGTCGGTCAGAGCTCCGCCCAACCGAACAGTGTTCGACTCGCACCTCCTCGACCCGTCAAACTCTTGTCTACAGGCCAGGTAACAGCCCTGAGTCAGGGTGTCAGGGGCAACCTCAGACTcattaaattacatgcttaATTAGACGGTTACAGGAGGAATAACAAGAACAAGCTCTTCCATGATTAGTGTGGGTTGAAATAACTATGGGCTTCTTGTTTTCTTAGTTTTTAGTGTATAATGTAGAATTTTGGTGTAGAAAATGGCTACAGCAACATGAGCCAATTATGTACTCTTGTTATTTCATATCATGCCTGTCACTGGAGCAATATTGGCAGTATAGCTTGAAGCAATAAGCTGGTTCAAATCAGAATGATGGAAGTGATGGAAGGGTAAAACTCAaaggttcatgccaagactaataacccatagaattaatggaatacttttaaatgcctgtatTGAACCTAATGTTTTGGTATCAGCTGTAcccaaaaacataaacaatagaGCGAAATGCTTATATATTTTGAGTAAAAGGAGTGAAAGATGTGTCCTAATCTCCATTTCAGCATTTCCaagttattttgtttaattgaaTTTGTGATGCACAGTGAAGCATGTGTGGAACACTTTAGTGTAGTCATGCTGTTGAAGAAGTGGTGTGCTGTGGTATAAGAACATTTTGATGCCTGGCGCCTCCTTGTCAGTCTGACCTCTCCTTGTTGTTGTGTCTCCAGCCTGCAGGCTCCTCCTCCCAGCGTCCATGCAGGCATCAGCGTACTGGAGGCCCAGGAGGCGTCGGCACGGCAGCAGAAGCAAGGTTCCCGAGTCGAGGGAGCCCCGCCGGCCTACAGCGAGGTGATCGGGCACTATTACCATCCAACGTCCCTGACGCCCAGCCTCAGCCAGAGCCATCGGACTGCACCTCCGTCATCGCTGATACACGGTCTGCTGCGGCCTCCGCCTCAGCGACAGAGAAGTGTGGACAACCGGAATGCCAGGAACACAAAGGAGAAATCCCACAAGCCCCAGCAGGTGTGACAGCGCTGTCGTCACATCCTGTAGCCCCTGCTTCTTCATTCCTAGCCGATGGGAAAACCCAAATAATGTCCACTAGCTGTTGGGGGAAGTCCATTAATGGTCAGTAGCCAATGAGGACAGGCCCCGGTTAATGGCTAAATTCACCCTTTAAGGTTTAAGTCAAGATTGGGTGTTGAAGAAGCCGACCCCCTCTCAGCTTTACAGGGCTGCTTCACTTTAGTTGTAGGTGAATTTGCTCCTCAGATAGCTGACATGGTCAGTTTTGCGATTTCCCCGTCTCAGGGTCAGTCTGGGATTGGGAAACAGCAAAAGCTGACAGCACTGTGGGGTAAGAACATCCAGCACCCAGGAGAACATCTGGTACTTCCTGTTTCACAGCTTCCTACTTCCTGAaccgacgatgatgatgatgatgatgatgatgatgatgatgacgtcAGAGCAGAAGAGGACAGGGATCTCGTCCCTCCTCTGTCAGACTGACCGTACAGCGAGTCTttattcattataaatatttacttgttgttctgtttgtttcgGTAGaacttgttctgtttttttgtctgtttgtttgtctttttgtgcttACACAAAATTCCTATCTCGGCAAATGGCGAAATGTTGCAATCTTCTGTCCAGATTGTTAGgatttgttctgttttctggTGATAATCTCCCTCGCTGCTTTGACTGACAGCAACCTGCAGGTCTGTGTGGTAACGTAGTTCTGGTTTAAGTTCCTTCACATCAGTTTGAGGGAGAACATTGGTTTGGGAGGATGAAACAAACCTCTTTGCTTGTACCAGacgttttgttttgcagttgaATCTCCCACGTCTGTGTTTGGTCGTCATTCAGGACAACACAGTCTATCGCTGACAGTGACTCCTGCACCAGGCTTTTGCTGTATCACTGGGGCATGTTAGCAGATTAGCATATTAGCACATTAGCTTTTCAGTCTATTTCCAGATAGAGTTTAGCTGTAGTTAGTGTTATCTCTAAGCTAGCTTGGCAGTTGTAGCGAAGTCCCGTGAGCTCAAAGTTCTGCCTTATATCGACCAACCGATGCAGAAGTTGTCGCTAAAATACTTTTTGAGTTTTTAGAAAGTTAGACTTACTTTTCTGAAGAAGGTTTGCACAAGGTTCAAGACTGTtcatcacacagaaaaaaggaaatctgcaATATGTTTGACAAGAGAGGGGACAGAGAAAGTAATGGTATTTTTCTAAACTTGATTGATTCTaaagagttttttgtttgttttttatatgttGTTGTCTAGCTCTTAAAAAAAGATCCGTAATCTGTTGGGCTGCCAACTTACACGTTTAACATTTTGCTACATACATGTTGGCATGTATATATACggtaatatatatatgtacacacgtATGCAAACTGAGAGCGAACTTAAAAGCACGACTTTAGACTTATTTATATAATTGCTGAAGAGAATTGCACTATTTTTTTATGCGCAGATGGAACGTGTGAGGGAGACTTATTGTGAAGGAGCTCTGTCAGGGTGGATGTGAACAGAATAAGTAGGAGAGCCCTGGAACTTCTGCTGCTGTATGTGTTTCCAGGGGGACTTAACAGAGGGACGGACCACCACAGTGCACAGCACCTTGTATCACGACAAATATGTCACAGGGAGACTCCGACTGAGATTCTGCCCAGAGACCCGGACACAACCGCCACCATACcattgatacaaaaaaaaaatcccagtttaTGCAAATGTCCGAGTCCTGCGAGCCAATCACAAGTCAGGATTCAACCTGAGGGCCCAATCAGAAACTCTTGTTGTATCTCTCTCTCGTCCTGTTGGCTAAATCACCAGCCAATCCCAAACTGACACAGCTGCGCTCTTTGATTGGTCACTTTGGCGGACTACCTCGAACAAACGAGTCAAGCACAAACGAGTTCGCGCTCGTtaatcagactttttttttttagagtgaaCACACAAGTAATCAAGACGACGTGTGATGTCACACCAGAGCTGAGGGATACGGCTGCGTCTCGTTTTCTGGGAGAGAGACGATAACACCTCACATCTCCTCTGCACAGAGAGCTGAACAGCCCATAATGAGTGATACACAGAGACTGTGCACtgttttggacacacacacacacacacacacactctcgcacacacactctctcacacacacacacacatactcacatatacacacacacccctctggtAAGACCGTCTCTCTTGCAGGCATCTCTAAGCACTTTACTGCACCAGGCAAGAGACAACAATCCTCTTTCAGCCAGCACTGGGCTCAGGGCTGTCGCTCACCGCCACGCATTGAAACCATGCATTGAAACTACGCTTTGAAACCACACATTGAAACTGCATGACATTAAAATCATGCACTGAAACCAGGCATTGAAACCACTCATTGAAACCACATACTGAAAGCACGCACTGAAAGTAGGCATTGAAACCACATAGTTAAACGACATAGTTAAACCACGTATTGAAACTACGCATTGAAACCACGCATTGAAACCACTGAACCAGTACCAGAATGGTATTGCTTACTTTCTGTGCTTCATTTGTCTGACCTTCACACAGAAAGAGGTGTAGAGTTTTATTCCAACATGTTTCATATCCTCTTTgtgggaaaacaaacattttcatgaagtAAATCATTTTGTCAGCGACTGAGTCTGAAATCTCCAGGATCCCGTGACTGATCAGGTCTCAGCTTCTTTTTCCCCACGGTGGATATTTTTCATGTTGGAGcagaactctgtgtgtgttgagcaCAGCACGGAGACGAGATGCTGCAAACTAGACACACAGAAGTGTTGACAAATGACACGCGTGTTCCCAGCAGCTCCTCTCGTGTTGCCTCTTTCTTCTGTTGTGTGGAGCCGAAAGCAGCACTAACATCCCATCACTGCATTAACTTGGATCATCGTGAATACATATCATTAATGTGAAATTTAACATGAATCAGGCCCTTTAGTGTCTAGTCCTTATGCAACAGCGCCCTCCACAGGGACAGAACCAAACTGCACCAAAAGCCCCTGAGACAGAGTGAGCTGAACGTTGGCGCGGTAGCCTGAGGAAAGGAGAGACttaaaaggccaaaaaaaaaggaatttctAATCTGATAACGGTGAATCTTCAAAGGCTCCATTTTTGCATTCTTTTTCAAACGACTCAGGTTTTCCAGGCTGGATTTACACAGCCAGAACAGATCTGATCCTCTCATTATTTGTTTCAAAGTTGTTTCAAAGAGTTTTCCACGACAGCAGCGTTTAGACG encodes the following:
- the LOC115359767 gene encoding protein TMEPAI-like isoform X2, whose translation is MLNLMGVLNATAANVSCTCNCKRFTSLHSMQITQLEFVQILVIVVVMMVMVVVITCLLNHYRLSARSLLSRHAPARRRHLPLANEGSLWSSDSPGTSSGLNEQVYAPRAPDRGVPPSYLQRDPQHPQPQSQPHHQSQRFQSPYPPSRFQPTYPYLPQSLIDLPPTISLSDGEEPPPYQGPCTLQLRDPEQQMELNRESVRAPPNRTVFDSHLLDPSNSCLQASLQAPPPSVHAGISVLEAQEASARQQKQGSRVEGAPPAYSEVIGHYYHPTSLTPSLSQSHRTAPPSSLIHGLLRPPPQRQRSVDNRNARNTKEKSHKPQQV
- the LOC115359767 gene encoding protein TMEPAI-like isoform X3; translation: MQPASGIHSHDNCVQTQLCAQLEFVQILVIVVVMMVMVVVITCLLNHYRLSARSLLSRHAPARRRHLPLANEGSLWSSDSPGTSSGLNEQQVYAPRAPDRGVPPSYLQRDPQHPQPQSQPHHQSQRFQSPYPPSRFQPTYPYLPQSLIDLPPTISLSDGEEPPPYQGPCTLQLRDPEQQMELNRESVRAPPNRTVFDSHLLDPSNSCLQASLQAPPPSVHAGISVLEAQEASARQQKQGSRVEGAPPAYSEVIGHYYHPTSLTPSLSQSHRTAPPSSLIHGLLRPPPQRQRSVDNRNARNTKEKSHKPQQV
- the LOC115359767 gene encoding protein TMEPAI-like isoform X1, whose product is MLNLMGVLNATAANVSCTCNCKRFTSLHSMQITQLEFVQILVIVVVMMVMVVVITCLLNHYRLSARSLLSRHAPARRRHLPLANEGSLWSSDSPGTSSGLNEQQVYAPRAPDRGVPPSYLQRDPQHPQPQSQPHHQSQRFQSPYPPSRFQPTYPYLPQSLIDLPPTISLSDGEEPPPYQGPCTLQLRDPEQQMELNRESVRAPPNRTVFDSHLLDPSNSCLQASLQAPPPSVHAGISVLEAQEASARQQKQGSRVEGAPPAYSEVIGHYYHPTSLTPSLSQSHRTAPPSSLIHGLLRPPPQRQRSVDNRNARNTKEKSHKPQQV